Within the Anguilla rostrata isolate EN2019 chromosome 6, ASM1855537v3, whole genome shotgun sequence genome, the region TGCAGAAATGTTATGCAAAGGCCCTATTATGGTGTCTGCTTGGAAGTTTGCTGTAAACGTACCTTCCCCATTACTTCAAAATCAATTTGGTTGTCTTATGTCCTCCTTGTTTTGTGTCACGAGAAGTGAAAAAGAAGGCGATGCGAGTTTTGCACTTTGCTTTTGTGATACTATGCATTATACTGACCATATTCATAGTGTATGGTTGAGTGGTTGATGGTGTTCCTTCTTCATTTCCCCCTAATGCCCTAAAAGTGAGTAAGATATGTTtgtaatttacataatttaccTTGAAAGTCAGTGAAATCTTAcctaaaataattacaaactTAACTAAACTatgacatatacagtataataagACTGCACTGGGCACTATATCAAAAGTATGATTTCTTTTAAACTAActaattaaaatacagaaacactgaaaagcagAGATAAAAAACAATGGAAGCAATGCTAGTGAATCATATTTTAACAGTGGAGTTAATTATGAGTGTCAGATTTCTATATTATTGTGGGAAACACTAATATAAATCCATTGTTTACGTTTCCTTTACAAGCACGTTCATTAACGAAGACTGTGAGGTACATATTCTCAGtgttaaaatgagtttaatggACTTTTGAAACCATGGATAAAATAGAGCATAAATTATAGGATTGATTGTAGAATTCAGATAAATAAGAGTTGTGGTATTCATAAACACATAATACACGGACGGTTTCCTAATATATACAATCAGGAAAGCACTTATGTAGAAAGGAATCAAACACAGCAGGAACACTGCCACTAGAATTCCAAGTGTTTTTGCTGCTTTCCTTTCTGACGCCATTGAAAAATTTTTAAGTTTCGTACCCTTTGAATGCTGTTGTCTGGCGCAGTTTATCTTGTTAGCGTGTCTTCTTGCAATGGCAAACACTTTCAGGTACATAACTATGATTGTCATGCAGGGCACAATAAATACTATTATAAAGTCAAAAATAGTCCATATTTTGTTAATTGAAATAATACACTcagaaaaattattattttctgtcataTTGGAAAAAAGAAGCACTACATTGTAGATAAATGTACACAACCAAAGAATGGACAGTATCCTCAAAGTCAGATTCGCTGTCATTTTAGTGCAGTAAAGAAAAGGGTTGCTTAGAGCAAAATATCGGTCCACAGCGATGAAGGCTACATTGTAAATTGACACGCAAGTCAGGTGAAAGGACGCTACGTtgcaaatgatgcaataaattGCACCAAAGCACCAGTTTGGATTCAGCAAGAGAGCAAAGTGGAAAGGCATCACAGCTATGCCAACAAGAAAGTCTgccacagccagagagaggaggaggaagttgGTTGGTGTGTGGAGCTGCTTGAAGTGGCAGATGGAGACTATGACAAGTAGATttccacacactgtcactgaaaTCACTGCTGCTACAGTCATGTACAACGGCGCATCAGCTGGTGTTGGTGATGCTCCTGAACAGGACAGAGTTGAAGAATTGACATACTCCACTTGATTATTTGTGAAATTCATGAATGAAGAAACTGGCTATTTTCAAAGGTTAATCAAATGTCTTGCTGGTATATTTCATCACATTACAGCATGAATTATTGTATCTTTGCTGGAAAATACTCAAGCAGTACAATGTAGCCAGCTAGTCACAAAGTGTCCGTCtaatttgtttttgcagattgtagtcacatttatacactggcttgtttttttctgttggatgCTAATGAAAACCCACAAGATTTAATTAATCCATTGTACAGATGTTTGTGTGAGGAGAGTGCGAAGTTGAGAGTGAGTGTGATGCAATCAAATGATAGAGTCCAAGAAGATATCAAGAGAGGAACGATGTTTTCTATgtacacctgctgatttcagtgtaaatatttaGTTAACAATTAATACAAATTTCTTtagatacccccccccccccttttttacaCTTGTAATTGAAACTTACAAGCAACAGtgagctttttattttcttgatttggctctgtgctcaataataattaacaatttaattattattatttcaaatataaataagatATAGATATAAGCTATACTGAGGGATTTACACATTTTAAGGGGGTCATTCTACAGGAATAGATATTTGCATTTGCAGTATGTCTTGAAATGCttataatttttcaaaaagtcgATAAATGACAATTGCCgtataaagacaaaaaacatttttattacgatagctggtttttgttgaaaatcacaTCGATAGCGGAGACTTGAATGGCTGGCTGTATCGTCAGCACTCTCTTTTTTATGCAATTAGGCAGATTGTATAGTTATCGTGTCTAAGGTTGCATGTATTGGAATAGCTACTTGAAAACagttaaaacttaaaaaaaacttgtgatgCATTATCTTATcattcatgaaaaaattgtaCCAATAAATGTATGGACAATTTccaatagttttattttattttatttctttttgtgcaATTTCGTTTACGTGGCATGATAAAACACTGGCGGCCAGCTGAAGACATTTAAATGCCGGAAAATCCCTGGAGAGGTATGACGTTGTACTCCCACAGTCCTCTGCCAATGGCAAACTTTGTCTTGGAGTAGGCCTCTAACATGAGCGGGACTTGGCAGTAGCTGCTGCAGATGTAGAATGAGCTGAACTGCGTTGAGCTCCCTAAGCTGACTAGTGCATCATCGATGCATGGGAGGGGGTACGAGCCCTTGCAAGTAACTGTGTTCAGCCACCGGTAGTCTATGCTGAACCTCAGGGAGCTGTCCTTCCACACTAGCACTGCCAGAGACGCCCAGGGACTCTTAGAAACACCTGCTGTCGCCATTTCCTGGACCTTTACTTTCACCGCCTTTCGCTGTGCTCCTTTAGGTCATTGCCCGATTGGGGTCGCTGTGCCAGTGACAATATTGTGGTGAGTAACATGGGCCTGTCTGGCTGCACTTTCTGCACTGAGTCCCTCACTGCCGTGCTGGATAAGCGGATCCAGGACAAGCTCTGTTTCCTCTGTGGGCTGGGGCAGATGCCTGTTCTTGAACAGGGCGAGCTGCTTCACcctgaaaatactttttcacaataCTCTGCACATTCTGCTTGATGCATAATATAAAAACGTGGCCAGTAGGTGGCACAATGCTACCGATTACAATGTTTCCTGGCCTATCTAATGCAGTTCCCATTCTGCTTAATGTTATATCGCAAACAATTCTGAAGTAACAGAATAATTTAACttatcaaattaaaaactgagGCAAACCAATGGCCTAATTGATGAAAGGATGGACACATGGCCACTTgataatgaagaatttaaaAGGAATTTCAAAAACCCAGTTCAATGTGATGCACCGACTTCTTTCTTCAGAAACTAAATTTCAGAGAATCTTTTGTACCATTTCTTCTCAGTGATAGATGTAAATCTGCAGAAGCCTCTTTGACCCATATTTTCTGGACATTCCCAAAAACTGGGTCATTTTTGGTGAATCATATTCAAGTGGTTCTCTGACATCTATGATTGTACAGTTGAACCTGAACCAAAGATTGCACTGTTTGGTTTTCCCTACTAAACGGGAGTGTCTCTGTGCAAAGCACTATTATGTATTGAATGGTAATAGTGATGAAAGTCATTCTAAGGCCCTGGACTCAGATATTGTGCCTCTGTTTAAGACCTGGTTAACTGAACTAGCTGGTATATTACATATGGACAAAGTAAGATATAGCATGGTGGATAATCTTAATAGATTTTTTGATATATGACAGCCATTTCTGGACTACCTTTCTCTGTGTGAAGCTGAAGAGGACCACCAACAAAATCCACAGTGTGCCATCcaccttctttttctttttgttttgagtgtttGTGCCAAGCCAGATGGTGTGTTCTTGATGTAGTAGTCATTACTTTCTTTAAAAGaccctgttttcatttttattatcttttttcccctctaccTTGGGTGACTGTTATTTGTATTGTGTTATGGAAAATcccaataaaatattatttaaaaaaagaaaagataatgaagaatttaaaGACACTGCAAATGACAAGGAGCCTGACCTGTGTATTGAAAAATgatgaaagaacttaaacatATGTGTTCAATGACCTAATTAGGGGCCTGTtaattcacctcagtctttaatttgctcagttaaaaaaatgattctCTTTTTATGTTGGCCTAAGTGTTTGTAATATAGCACAATAGGCATAATTTGAACAGaggttttttattcttcatggcatgcatcgCTGTGTTTGTCATAATGTGGCTTAGGAGCATAAacaatccctctaaacatgaaaagcacataattcagaagaaaaaaattctggaaTATCAAATGTGGTTGGAAAGAAAACTAGCATACATAGCGGTGCCCCAGTAccaaggttgggaaccactgatctaATGTGTCCTAAAATAAGAACCTTTTCCCCATGTATCAATGTAACCCTATATCTCCATGGTATAACTTATTCTTGCATGTCAAATAAATATCAGGCATTCAGTAAAGAATAACCGTAAAAATAAGTTCTCAATATTGTGCATGTCTGATTTACAGCTTTCATTtacagcagtttaaaaaaaaaatattattattgtttttaccaTATTGTACTTTCACTCCAAATGTTATTCCCAATTTGAAATGCCAAGATATCTAACTACAGTGAATGCCAACGTAGGTTTGTAACTATCTGAGGGCTGTGTGCTATCTGGCTGAAAAAGTTTAACAATCTTTTCACTaggagtaaaaataaaacctgagaGTGGCTTCATTGATAAGTATTCATTACTAAGTTGTCAAAATGATTTTCTACGTTCAAACAAGTATGTTTCACTTTTAATAACAAAACCTCAAAGCATACAAACGATGATCATATTGCAATAACTATGATCAAATTGCAATAACATGAAAGCATGAAAGTGATAAGACTGTAGAGGAACTCATGggatgtgaaaaaataaaatacaagaacaacgaaaaacaaacatgttcaATCAATGAGACATGCTGTTGAATCATACTTGTACACTCGAGATAAAACTATAATGTTTGATTTCTTCATTATTATATACAGCAAAGTTTTTATGTTTCCTTTATAAACACATTCATAAGGGAAGACTCTGTTCCACATATCCTGAGTGTTAAAATGAGTTTTACTGACTTTTGAAACCATGGATAGAATAGGGCATATATTATAGGGTTCAATGATGAATTTACATAAAGTAGAGTTAAGGTAATTAGAACGGAAAGATACACAGATGGTTTCTTAACATATACATCAACAAAAACGCTTGCAAAGCAGGGTACTAAACACAGTAGGAACACTACCACAAGAATTGATAGTGTTTTTGCTGCTTTTCTTTCAGATGCCATTGAataattatttacttttctGCTGTTTGTATGTTGTTTCATGACACACGTGATATTATTTGCATGCTTTTTGGCAATATAAAAAATTTTCACATAAATAATCATTATTGTTATGCACGGCAGAACGAGTACTATAAGAAAGTCAGTAATGGCCCATATTTCATCTATTATGACAATACAGTCGACACATGTAgtattttccttcatttcaGGGATATTTCCATTGCTATACAGAAGAGCCACATTGTATATGAATGTATACAACCAGAGAATCAATATGATCCTTAAAGTTAGCTTCCCTGTCATTTTAGTGCAGTAAAGAAAAGGGCTGCTGAGAGCGAAGAATCGGTCCACTGCAATAAAAACGACGCTATTAATTGACACACCAGTCAGGGAATAGGAAACTACATTATTAATGGCGCAATACAATTCGCCAATGCACCAGTCCGGATCAATCAACATAATAAAGTGGAAAGGCATCACAGTTGCTCCAACTAGAAAGTCCgccacagccagagagaggaggaggaagttgGTTGGTGTGTGGAGCTGCTTGAAGTGGCAGATGGAGATGATCACCAGTAGATTTCCACACACTGTCACGAAAACAACTGCTGCTACAGACAAATACAACAGTGCATCAGACAGTATTGGCGTTGCTCCTAAACAGGTTAAGTTGGATGAATTAACACAGGACTTCCATTGATGATCTTCTGTGAaattcataaatgaaaatggttgcaATGTTACCGATGTCACCAAGCACTATCTTCAAGTCAGAATAAGATGCAGCATAGTGTAGTTAGTTCACCAGAATCCTTTGTAATCCTTGAGCATTGACTGCTGAGTCATATTTATATGATTTAGTTGCAGGTGTTTTCCTTTTGGTGGTTGTTAATGAATCCCCATCAGATTTTAGTTTATCTATTGAGCTGGGATGTACTGTTGTGCAAAGAGACTGAATTTGCAAATGGGACGGACTAATTATGTAATCCAAATAGAGGAAACGGCTTTCTACAGGCACTTACAGAAGTGTACACTCCTCAGTCTGGTGCACTGTAACTACCACTAAAAGCAAACAAGCGCTTGAGGAGGAGAGTTATAACTGCCACTTGCTCTGCCACTTATCaatcaatatttacaaattctATTTCGATTGACAGCTTAATAAATGGACTGTGACTAGGACTCAGAAATTGACATTGACATTGATGATACTCAAACCAACTAAATCCACGTTGCAGCTATACACAGCTATATTTTAGCCAGCTATATATAgctacagtgcagtccataaatatttggtcAGTGacatgatttttgttgttttgactctgtactccagctcattacatttgaaatgaaacagtgaatatgaggttaaagtgcagactgtcagctttaatctgAGGGTATATACATCGATAGTGGGTGAAGtgagtaggaattacagcctttttaaatacataattcagCCATTTTAGAGGACCTAAATGAAGATAATCTTTAAATTGTGGttgttgaacgtgacacttcccaattgtctttaggcaacaacaaaactaatgtgcataatttttttattattcagtcatttcaatgtactttaaaacgtatttttctaagcctaaatttcccactatgaaagttcacccgaaccgtctgggcgtggtaatgagaactgtcagttagctatgattgacagaccgtgccccgttaccatagctacccccatgatacgcgctctttttgggagacacacaaactagctagcttagtagtatatcaagtatcgataaatagctaaggtaaggacgttgacttatatccagttataatttttgctatctagctagccaagttaagataaaagcacaactataacgtcctcataaaagcaaactagctagctaacgttatcgataacattgccttatgaaagcaaactacctagctagctaacgttagctagctagctaaatgaatataaccagaaataatcaaatagtccttaaaaggcactctaatttaagtgaacctaacgttagtaaaatatttgcattgtcttgcctgtaagccagcggcggcaaactatgggtctcgagttatccatgggtttatggggtgtggaaaggggagtggttactgtgtttgtgacgcaccaagttgacaactttcttaaccggttgaaaataggacgataaatttaacaCGCATATTTATCCAAAATACAGAACggaaatatttaatactttactcattgtgtttcttcaatgcctcttgtgcaaatagcacataaaactgagaaagtgtgaaaatcaccatggtactcctttaataaagtgatcatatttagtacttggttgcagaTCCTTTGCATTCGACGATTGCccaagtctgtgacccataggcATCACTAAACGCCTGGTATCTTCCCCGGTTTTGTTCTAGCAGGCCTGTACTGCACCTTCAGTTCCTATCTGTTTTTGAAACAGCTAAGTTAGAGTTTGCTAATGTCCTGTTGAAATGCTCCTCCAGACAGTCGCTCTGTGGGTGCAGCATGTTTCAAGCTGGCTTTCGAAGTTCCTGCCCTGGTTTCTGCGGAGTTCTTGCAGGACCACTAACCTGGCGAACATCCCCAACAGCTGACGAGCCACTGATGGTGCCATGTTCTAGGTGGGTGCGTAGACCTTGATGTTATCCAAGTAGACCACACAGGCTGTCGCTGGAATGCCCTGTAGGAACTTCTCCATCAGGTGTTCAAACACTGCTGGGCTGTTTGCAATGAGAGAGGCATGGCGGTGACAGTACTCTGCCAGTGGTGAATGTTGTCTTGGAGCAGGCCGCTGCCAGTAGCTGCTGCAGAGGTGGAGTCAGCTGAACCACGTTGAGCTCACTAAGTTGTCTAGTGCATCGTCAATGCGAGGGAGGGGGTACAAGTCCTGGTGAGTGGCTGTGTTCAGCCAATTGTACTGTATGCAGAACCTCAGGGAGCCATCCTTCCTTGGCACTAGTACTGCCAGAGATGCCCAGGGACTCTGAGTCACCTGCTGCTGTCATTTCTTGGATTTTTTGCCTTTATCTGCCTTAGTCACTGCCTAATTGGGGCCGCTATATTGAAGACAGTGTTGTGGTGGGTGATGTGGGCTTGGATGGCTGCACTACCTGGACTGAGTCCCTCACTGTTGTACTGGATAAGCTGTTCTATGGCAAGCTCTGTTTCCCTGGAGACCCCTCCTTCACCAGAGTCAACAACACAACTAGGACTGGTGGTAGTGGGCTGGGGCAGGCACCTGTCTCTGAGCAGGGCATACCACTGGGCCCAGATGTAAGGGTAGCTGGCCGTGACACTCCCCATTGGCTGTTTACCCAGTCACTGTCCCTAAGTTAATATCTGTGGCTAACCAGGGTGCACTATGTGGGAGTAGTCCAGTCTAAATCAGGCTGATGGTGGAGCCTATGTCGATGAGGGCTCTCACTGGGGTCCCGGCTCACTTGCTCTGTACATAGAGGCTGTTCTCATCATCTCCCAAGTGGCCCAACCTTCTCCTGTCAGGGCATGTCTGTCCCACAGGCTGACAGTGCTCTGTTCCTGATAGCTGTTCACTGTCCTCTGCTGCCTGTGGTTGCCTCTGGCACTTTCTCACCAGGTGCCTCTTCCTCTGGCACTCCCAGCACCTCAGGTCTTGCCATGCTGTCATCGTCCCAGTTGGAGGTTCCTTGGTGTCCTGGTTGCTGTCCTCCTGGAAAGTGGACTTTCAGATTTGCCTCCACATCTTTAGTGTGGGCCAACACTTTGGTGAGGTTATCTGGGCGAGTGATGTGGACCTGCTGCTGGTGTCAGGCTGAACCCTCAGATGAATGTATCAAGGGCCAGGCTGTTCCTTATATAGGTGGGGAGCTGTGGGTTAGCCTGCTGGGTTATCTGCTGGAAGTGGTCAGAGGCACCATAGCTAGAAGCAGGACCCTGTGATTTGGACTCACTAGCCAGGctaatacttttgcatttaactatatTCCAAGCTTTCTGGGGAGCTGAAGAGACTGGGTATCCAATGCTGGTGATGTTGCTGTGCTGCAATTTGCTGCATTGAGAACAGTCCTCTCCCTGAATGCTGCTACTTTCAAAGCTGCTGCTGAGTTTGGACTGAATGAGATCCACCGCTTCATAAAACTCCGTCTTCCAGCTG harbors:
- the LOC135257999 gene encoding trace amine-associated receptor 13c-like, with the protein product MNFTNNQVEYVNSSTLSCSGASPTPADAPLYMTVAAVISVTVCGNLLVIVSICHFKQLHTPTNFLLLSLAVADFLVGIAVMPFHFALLLNPNWCFGAIYCIICNVASFHLTCVSIYNVAFIAVDRYFALSNPFLYCTKMTANLTLRILSILWLCTFIYNVVLLFSNMTENNNFSECIISINKIWTIFDFIIVFIVPCMTIIVMYLKVFAIARRHANKINCARQQHSKGTKLKNFSMASERKAAKTLGILVAVFLLCLIPFYISAFLIVYIRKPSVYYVFMNTTTLIYLNSTINPIIYALFYPWFQKSIKLILTLRICTSQSSLMNVLVKET
- the LOC135257387 gene encoding trace amine-associated receptor 13c-like — encoded protein: MNFTEDHQWKSCVNSSNLTCLGATPILSDALLYLSVAAVVFVTVCGNLLVIISICHFKQLHTPTNFLLLSLAVADFLVGATVMPFHFIMLIDPDWCIGELYCAINNVVSYSLTGVSINSVVFIAVDRFFALSSPFLYCTKMTGKLTLRIILILWLYTFIYNVALLYSNGNIPEMKENTTCVDCIVIIDEIWAITDFLIVLVLPCITIMIIYVKIFYIAKKHANNITCVMKQHTNSRKVNNYSMASERKAAKTLSILVVVFLLCLVPCFASVFVDVYVKKPSVYLSVLITLTLLYVNSSLNPIIYALFYPWFQKSVKLILTLRICGTESSLMNVFIKET